A segment of the Candidatus Pelagisphaera phototrophica genome:
CTGGCGTAATGACCGTTTCATTACCATTGAACCCTACATCCCCCCAACCCAAGTCATCCGCCATGCAGAGAATAATATTCGGTTTTGCAGCGAATACTGGCACTGCGAGGATTGTGAAAAAAACAGATAGGACAACCTTCATACCTTCGCTATTTGATAGTTAAGAATTCCCCCTTAAGCCTTGATCTTTGAACTTTAGATGTCCGGTTCGTTCCAATCAGGTATTCCCCGATCCCGCTTCTGTTGTTCATAGCGCACCCATTGCGGTTGTTCTTTGGTGTATGGACGACCCTCGTTCACCATTAGCGGCAGAGTCTCCTCCCACCAAGCATCGTAGACGTACCTCAACTGAGCCACGACTTCTGAATACTGGCCTGAAACATCCTTCTTTTCGTAGGGATCGTTCGAAATATCATAGAGTTCTCTATTGTTTACGAATCGCCACCGCTCGGTCCGGACCGCGCAATCTGTAAACTTGCTCAAATTCGGATCCTCTCCCTTTTCCCAACGGCCCTTGTGGATGAACAAGTGCCTATCAGCCCAATCCGCGTTTGGATTATTCATTAGACGTATCATGTCTCTTCCGTCCAATTTTTGAATACCAGCAGGAATCGACGTTCCGGATAATGTGGCAAATGTTCGGAAAAGATCGACGTGTGCCGTGAGGGCCTTGATGTCTACGCCCTCCCCAAGCTTCCCTTTCCACCGCCAAAATGCCGGCACATGGGTTCCTCCCTCATAAGGAGAGCCTTTGCCCGTTTTAAATCCTGCCGTGAACAGGCTTACCTTCTCACCATTCAACGTGGCGGAGCGACCTGCTTGACCATTGTCGGTCATAAAGATGACCAGCGTATCTTCCCACAGGTCCCACTCATCGAGCTTATCCATAAGGATGCCAAAGTTGTCATCGATATTCTCAATCATCCCGTAGCGCCCCGCCGTGTTTTTATCGTAGCCCAAGTCGGTAAATCGCTTGGCATAACTTTCCGGAGCAATCATGGGACCGTGGGGCGCATTTGGCGTTATGTAAGCAAAGAATGGCTTACCCGTCTCATCCATCTCTCGAATCCATCCCAGTGCCGCTTTAAAGAAGATGTCCGTGCAGAAGCCTTTCGTCTGTACAATGGTGTCGTTGTGCAAAATTACATTATTGAAATAGCGGTCATCCTTATTGGGCGGAAAATCAGCGCAGCTTCCCTCGTAGGCTTGCCCAATTCCGCCTGCTCCGTGAATAAAGGTTTCCGTAAACCCACGATTATAAGGTTGATGGGCGTCTTCATCCCCTAGATGCCATTTCCCAAAAATCCCGGTTTCGTAGCCGTTCTGGCTTAACAGCTCTGGAATCGTCGTGCTCGAAAGTGCCATGATCTCCCGCTCCTTGATCGTGTGAGTAACACCGTTCTTAAACTCATGTCGCCCACTCATCATCGCCGCACGAGTAGGGGCACAGGTCGGGCTCACGTGAAACTCAGTGAAGCGCGTCGACAATCCATAAAAGCGATCGAGGTTCGGTGTGCGCAATACCGGATTCCCCAGGCAGCTCAAATCACCCATCCCCTGATCATCTGTCATCACGAGGATGATATTGGGGCGGGAATCCTTCAAACTTGCGGCTTGTAGCGCAGCTAAGGCGTACAGGGAAAAGATAATACTTAGTATTAATCTCATAGTTTCAATTATCCAGTTTAGACGCTTGCTCTACATCAATCTAGACTGACCGGTTTATACCCCCCTTTGGACTTGAAGTAGAGAAACAAGGCCAAGTAGGAAACAAAAAGGAATCCAGGAAGCATCGCTTGTCGGAAAAAGGCCCGCTTTTTGTTGGTATTGACGATCGCCCCTAATTTGGCGGCGTTCTCGCTGTCGAGAGCGTCCACCGCAGCCATATTCAAACTGGGGGTCTCGCCAAACATCCCTGAGCGGATCCCCCCATCAACAATCGCATGCAACGCCGGCTCTTGTTCCCTCAAGTCAGCATCGATTCCTTCGTCAAGAAAGAGCCCCATCAGAGGCGTACCCAATATTCCCATACCAAGGACCCCAACCGCTGAAACCCCATTCAAGGTCAGTGCACCGCCACGAGGAAACTGTTCTGACACCACTCCCAATGTTGTCGACCAGAGAAAGGTCTTTCCAAACGCGTACACAATCGCGGCAACTACCATTATCCCCGCCGGGGCCAATCCTAGGAACAGCAGACCCACAACCGCCAGACCGGCGCTTAGCACGAGAAGGCCAATCGGGGAAAACTTGTGAACGATAGGGCCGGCATAAAATCTCAGAATAGTCATGATGATAGAGACCATCACAAAAATCCAACCCGCGGCCTTCGGGAAATCGGCTTCCAGAAGTGAAGCCATCCATCCATCCGTGCCCAGCTCTGTTGTGGCAAGAAAGGGCATCGTAACGAGGATCAGCACGAACATCCAATTGCCAAGGGCTCCCGTAAAAAGGTAGGCCCCTATCGCTACTACCAATGCAATCACTAAAGTGATGCCCACAGAAATGGTTAGCGGTTCCGCCAGGAGCGTGTTCGCTACTTGAATAATACCCATCACAGTGAGCCACGCGATTATAAAGAATCCCACTGCTCCCACTTCCCTCAACATGTCACGGAAGCTCACGCCAGCGGCTACCCGTTCCTGCACGGGAAAACGGCGCTTCGCAATCATAGCCGCGTATATCAATACCGGAATGAGGCATACGCCGAACTTCACCGTTAGGCTCAATCCGCCTAGAAACAAAGCCGCCACAGCGCCTAAAGCGAGACCCGCAGGCCAGCCCGCATGCAATATATTTAGCCACTTCGACTTTTCCTTGTTGTAGATCGTCGCCACTATGGGGTTGATAAAGGCCTCAACGGTACCATTAGCGATTGCTACTAGAAAGGTACTCCAGTAAAGTCCCGAAGCGGACTTGTTGATGACCGCATATACGGTCCCTATTACTGCCAAGGTATGGGCCACTATGGCGAAGTAGGCAGTGGCCTTGTATCCAACTTTATCAATTACCAGACTGAAAAATATGATGCTAAAGGCAAATGGCCATAGACCGACTCCGAGGATCTGCCCAATTTCGGATTGGGTAAAGCCGAACTCGTTGACCAATTCACCGACGACTACCGTTCTTAGTCCAAAAAAGAAAGAGGTCGCGACTAGGGCAATAAAACAGGCAGAGAAGAGCTTCTTGTTCTCTATTTCGTCATTCATAAGGGGATAGCGGTTGAGTGAGGGGGAGGAGTATTTGGGAAAGAAGAACATCCTCTGCAAGGTCCAACTATTTTCAAGTGGAATTCCCAATAAAAATAGAACCGGCTTCTAGCCGATTAACCAACTCGAGGCAACAGGCAGGAGGCCTGTTACACTCTATTCTATTCACGCCCCTCCTCTTCGATTCCGTTCCCGAGCTTGGCGCTTCATTTCTACAAAATCAGGATCCTCCTCAGGAACCTCATATTGATCCCTCAAACGACCGAGTTCTTTCTCAAGCGATTTGACTATACTGGCATATTCAGGATTCGTATACACATTATTCAATTCGTTGTGATCTTTTTCGATGTCGAACAACTCCCACTCACCAGTCTGGTAATAATGGATAAGCTTTTGCTTTCCATTAGTAACGCCGTAATGCCGAGCCACACTGTGGCCACCCGGAAACTCGTAGTAGTGGTAGTAAAACGTGTCGCGCCAGTTCCTGGGCGTTTTTCCTTTCAAAATTGGCACGAGGCTTTCGCCCTGCATATCGCTCGGTATCGCTACTCCCGCCAACTCCAAAAAGGTTTCAGCAAAGTCCAAATTGGATACAATGTCACTGTTCACCGATCCCGCCTTCGTCTGCCCCGGCCAACGAACAAGCAACGGTGTCTTGAGCGACTCTTCATACATCCACCGCTTGTCAAACCAACCATGCTCACCTAGATACCAACCCTGATCCGAGGCGTAAATGACAACCGTATTTTCCGCCAAACCGGACTCATCCAAGTAATCAAGTACTTCTCCAATGCCGTCGTCCACGGATTTCACACAACGCAGATAGTCTTTTACGTAGCGCTGGTATTTCCACTGCATGATTTCCTTCTCAGACAAATTAGGCTTCGCCTTGAGGTAGGCCCCGTTCTTCGGTCCATAGGCGGCATTCCATTGAGCCAATTGCTCCGGGGTGAAATTCCGAGGTTGCGTCAACTTTAGATCCCTATCGTTGAGGTGGGCCTTGATCTCCATCGCCTGATTGTAGGCCGGTGAAGCGCGGGTCGCATAGTCGTCGTAGAGCGTTTCCGGTTCGGGGACCGTGACATCGTCCAACCAAGTTAAGTACTTAGGAGCGGGTTCCCAATTTCTATGCGGCGCCTTGTGCTGGTACATCAACATGAATGGCTTGTCCTCCTCGCGATCGTTCTTCAGCCAATCGAGCGTCTTTTCCGTGATTATCTCCGTAGTGTATCCCGTATGTTCACGGGTTACCACTTTCCCATTCTCATCCGTCGTTTTCATAGGCGGATTGTAATAAGGTCCTTGTCCTACCAATACATCAAAGTAGTCGTATCCCTGCGGGGTTGATGCCAGGTGCCACTTGCCAACTACCGCGGTTTGGTAGCCTTCTTTTTGGAGAAGCTTGGGAAACGTCTGCTGGTCGCCATTAAAAACAATCCCATTTACCGCAAAACCATTGATGTGGCTGTACTTTCCCGTCTGAATCACCGCCCGACTGGGTCCACAAATGGCATTCGTCACATAGCAACGATTGAACATCATCCCTTCTTTCGCCAGTCGGTCCATGTTTGGCGTCGTAATACGCTCGGGGTCATACGCGCTCAATGCCTGTTGGCAGTGATCATCGGAGAATATAAAAACAATATTGGGACGATCGCCTGCAGTGCCAAAAGCCAGATCACTCGACAAGGCAGCGATAGTCGCAAAAATTAGACTCGTCAAACGAATCAAGGGATAGGGCCGATTACAGGACAGTGGGTTTATTTCTTTCATTTTTGGGATCTCGCAGATTTCGGGAAAACTAGATCTAGGTTTGACTCAGTGATTCCATTATTACCGTTTCAGATCAAGCTTTAGACGGCAAATCGCTCGATTACTCAAATCAGCATAATTTGGGACAAAATCGGACGAATTTAATTGACGGAAAACGTATTCCTAAACGAGGGCAAAAAGATAAGGTAAAAAGATTGGGGTAATTTTATTGATATCAATTGAAAGAAGCAGCTTAGAACTTACTTCTTCATTAGCCAAGGATAGAATTTCTAGTTGGTGAACCTCGGTTCCTTTTACATAATTGTGGATCAAGGAGAAAACGCATCACACTATTTAGCTCATTAGTGTCACTACGATGGCTACGGTCATCATTGCGGCGCCAGCCAAGCGCATCCCCATCACTTCACCGCCTAGATTCTGCTCTGTATTTTGAAACCAATGACCGATCAACCAGACTGCCAATACACTCCAAAGCCCTCGGGCACTGTAAATAACATTGATCGAAGTGGCATCTCCAAAAAGTGCGACCGAAGTGACCAGCGATATGGCCTGCAGCCCCATCAGGAGTGCCCCTCCCACGAGCCATGGCCAGGCCTTTTTAGGTATGGCCCGGATGGGTTCTTTAAAAAGCGGGATAAAGCCCAGTGACAGTCCCCCGCACATCCCCAGCATGATGGGAAGGAATCTCCCCGCTCCCCATGCAGGGGCCCACTTTTGCACCAGCACGTCAAACAAGGCGTAGGAAATTGCGGCCAGCAAGGCGATTAAAATGGTCCGACCCACTTGAGACGGCTCTCTGACGGAACCAACCGTTTCAATCGACTTCCGCCCAGGTCTAAAACTCAGCAATCCAATGGCAGCGAATGTCAGTACCGCCGACAGCCAAAGCTCCCAGGGAATTTCAATGCCCAGTACCAGAACACTCAACCAGGCCACGCTGATCGTCTTTACCCCCATCGTGGGTGTAGCGATGGAAACGTCCCCTTTCTCCAAGGCGAGAAAGGTTAGCACTTGGCCACTGAAGAAAGCTACCGCTACCAGGAGCGGCTGCCACAATAGAGAAAGCTCAATGGGGGGACCTCCCAGCGGCAGTAGGGCGAGGAAGATTATCGCAGTAACCATATTCACAACGAAACTGGTCCGCCAGATCCCGACCCGGAAGCTTGTCGCGCGCTTGAGCAGTAGCATCGCCACTACAAAAGTGACGCTACTAATAAGCGGGAATAGCAGGTAGAGTTTCATTGAGTCTCGTTTTGGATCGGAACGCAAAACCGGGTACAGCGACAATGAATTCCCTATCGCGCCATCCTATACTCAAGGCGAGAAGTCTTTTCACTGGCTCAGCCCCTAACCCAGCCGATCCCGAATCGAATCTGTGAACACAAATTTTCTATAGCCGATACGCTCTACGATTGGGCAGCAGAAATGCGTACTGGATTTAGGGATTGTGCTTCCACCCTCTATCCAATTATACCATTTTTTTTGACCCCCTCTTACCCACACCACTGTGAAACGACTGCTAGCCCTTATCACCCTAACAATCTCGTCTACTCAGCTTTTCGGAGCCAAACCTAATTTTGTCTTCATTTTCGCGGACGACATGGGCTGGACCGGAACCTCAGTAGAAATGATACCCGGAGACTCACGCACCAAAAGCGATTATTACCATACGCCCAACCTTGAGAAACTCGCTTCCATGGGAATGCGATTTTCCGCCAGTTATGCCCCTGCTGCCATGTGCACACCCAGCCGGGCGGCGGTATTGACCGGAAAGACCCCAGCTGAGATCCACATTACCTCACCAGAATCTGGTTTGGGATCACCCGCACACAAGATGCGACCTCCGAGACAGCTGCAAGAGTTTCCAGAATCAGAGACATCGATCGCCGAAGCACTGAAGCCGGCTGGATATGCGAGTGCCTACTTTGGCAAATGGCATCTAGGCGAAGGAAACCCGGGCCAACATGGATTCGATGTTCATGACGGCTCCACATCGAACGACACTCCTGCAAACTCGGGACCCGACAACCCCAAAGACATTTTTGGAATCAACGAGAGAGGCATCGCCTTCATGAGGGAAAATGTTGAAGCCAATCGGCCCTTCTACCTTCAGCTCTTTCACTACGCTGTCCATGGACCCACTGCCACCAAAGCGGAGTCCGAGACCCACTTCGGAGAGCTATCTAAAGGAGAGCGGCACAAAGACTCCGCTTTCGCCGGCATGACATGGGATCTCGACGTTAGCATTGGCTCCGTTATGGCGGAACTCGAAAGGCTCAACATCGCCGACAATACATACGTGATTTTCATGTCGGACAACGGCGGTCCCAGTAATCCGAGGTTTGGCCCCTTGAACAACGCCCCCCTCAACATGGGCAAAACAACTCTCTACGAGGGCGGCATTAGAGTTCCCTTCATTGTCAAAGGTCCCGGGATTTCTGCGAACAGCCACAGCAGAGAGTCAGTCACCGGTTGTGATCTTTTCCCAACTTTCTGTGAATGGGCCGGAGTGAAGGTAGCCCACAAAATAGAAGGGAAAAGCCTCGCATCGCTGCTCACCAGCAAGTCCCAATCAATCGATCGAGAAGGTGTCCCCTTGCTTTTCCATTTCCCACACTACTTCTATGGACCCAACGCTGTTCCCAGCACGGCTATCATCGCCGGAAACCTAAAGCTAATTAAATTTTGGGAATCCAACAGCTACAAGCTATTCAATCTAGATGAAGATCTCGGCGAGAAGAATGACCTCGCAGAAACGCATCCTGAGAAACTGAAAGAGCTCGTAGCTGTAATGAACAATCGCCTACGATCAGTGAACGCCCAACTTCCCATAGTCAACCCTGACTACGATCCTAACGCCCCTCTACCGGAACGGCCCGGTTCCCGATGGCGAGGACAAGGGACTAGACCTGGCGGAGGAAGACCCGGAGGGCCGGGGATTGCTAATTAGTCTATTCCGAATAGCCCATTGAAAGATGAACCTTCAACCAACTGCTTAGCTGAAGAGCACGCAGCAAAGGAGCGGTTCACACCGCGATTAACTGGATCCGAGATCGCGGTGTAAAACTGCTGCTACATTTGCGAAATCACTTTTACTGACTCGTACCCTTAGTATCGAGAGTTGGATCATTTCAAGCGAAGGTCTTCACCCACTGGGCCATGCCCTGATTGGCCTCGCGAATGAGATTGTTATTCTCCGTATCCGGCTCTTCTTGTTCGCCTAGCAGACCTCTAGCTCGCTGCCTGTTGCGTAAATAGGCTCCACACAGATGGGCACCCACTGCTCCTTTGTTCTTTTTCAATCCCTCGAGCATTTCCGAGTACCAAGTACCGCTATTCTCCTTGTACTTATCTGTTGGATATCGACCCGTATGATCATGTATCTCCACCCCCTGAGCACCATCGGCCCAGAGCACTGGCCGACCGGTCTTCATGTGCCATTCCGCTAGATGCGTTGCCGGGTCTTTGAAATCCTGAAAGGAAATGACATCAACTAAGCCTTCGGAGGCATTCACGACCTCCATTGGCAAGGGCATATTCGCCTCATAGCGGTCTCCCATGATTAAGTGATTAGGATCGTAGCGTTTGATCGCATCGTGGGCAACTTGATAATAGTGGCGGGCCAAGTCGTAGACCGCTTTCCTGCCCGCTTCGGATTTGAGCTTGTCCGGATCGAACATGGGCCCCCGCCATTTATTGTGAGGTCTGTTCCAAGTCCAAGTGGGACAATCCGAGTACCAGTAACCAATCAGATTGGGGTCATCACGAAAACGCGTGCAGTTGCTCCGAGCCACATAATCACACCAGTCCTCAAAAGCGGAACTTCGCAGATCGGCGTTTTTATGCCATGGGTTCCAGGAATGCGTTTCGATAAACGGCAGCATATGGAAGTACGGCATATT
Coding sequences within it:
- a CDS encoding arylsulfatase; the protein is MRLILSIIFSLYALAALQAASLKDSRPNIILVMTDDQGMGDLSCLGNPVLRTPNLDRFYGLSTRFTEFHVSPTCAPTRAAMMSGRHEFKNGVTHTIKEREIMALSSTTIPELLSQNGYETGIFGKWHLGDEDAHQPYNRGFTETFIHGAGGIGQAYEGSCADFPPNKDDRYFNNVILHNDTIVQTKGFCTDIFFKAALGWIREMDETGKPFFAYITPNAPHGPMIAPESYAKRFTDLGYDKNTAGRYGMIENIDDNFGILMDKLDEWDLWEDTLVIFMTDNGQAGRSATLNGEKVSLFTAGFKTGKGSPYEGGTHVPAFWRWKGKLGEGVDIKALTAHVDLFRTFATLSGTSIPAGIQKLDGRDMIRLMNNPNADWADRHLFIHKGRWEKGEDPNLSKFTDCAVRTERWRFVNNRELYDISNDPYEKKDVSGQYSEVVAQLRYVYDAWWEETLPLMVNEGRPYTKEQPQWVRYEQQKRDRGIPDWNEPDI
- a CDS encoding MFS transporter, encoding MNDEIENKKLFSACFIALVATSFFFGLRTVVVGELVNEFGFTQSEIGQILGVGLWPFAFSIIFFSLVIDKVGYKATAYFAIVAHTLAVIGTVYAVINKSASGLYWSTFLVAIANGTVEAFINPIVATIYNKEKSKWLNILHAGWPAGLALGAVAALFLGGLSLTVKFGVCLIPVLIYAAMIAKRRFPVQERVAAGVSFRDMLREVGAVGFFIIAWLTVMGIIQVANTLLAEPLTISVGITLVIALVVAIGAYLFTGALGNWMFVLILVTMPFLATTELGTDGWMASLLEADFPKAAGWIFVMVSIIMTILRFYAGPIVHKFSPIGLLVLSAGLAVVGLLFLGLAPAGIMVVAAIVYAFGKTFLWSTTLGVVSEQFPRGGALTLNGVSAVGVLGMGILGTPLMGLFLDEGIDADLREQEPALHAIVDGGIRSGMFGETPSLNMAAVDALDSENAAKLGAIVNTNKKRAFFRQAMLPGFLFVSYLALFLYFKSKGGYKPVSLD
- a CDS encoding sulfatase family protein, whose amino-acid sequence is MKEINPLSCNRPYPLIRLTSLIFATIAALSSDLAFGTAGDRPNIVFIFSDDHCQQALSAYDPERITTPNMDRLAKEGMMFNRCYVTNAICGPSRAVIQTGKYSHINGFAVNGIVFNGDQQTFPKLLQKEGYQTAVVGKWHLASTPQGYDYFDVLVGQGPYYNPPMKTTDENGKVVTREHTGYTTEIITEKTLDWLKNDREEDKPFMLMYQHKAPHRNWEPAPKYLTWLDDVTVPEPETLYDDYATRASPAYNQAMEIKAHLNDRDLKLTQPRNFTPEQLAQWNAAYGPKNGAYLKAKPNLSEKEIMQWKYQRYVKDYLRCVKSVDDGIGEVLDYLDESGLAENTVVIYASDQGWYLGEHGWFDKRWMYEESLKTPLLVRWPGQTKAGSVNSDIVSNLDFAETFLELAGVAIPSDMQGESLVPILKGKTPRNWRDTFYYHYYEFPGGHSVARHYGVTNGKQKLIHYYQTGEWELFDIEKDHNELNNVYTNPEYASIVKSLEKELGRLRDQYEVPEEDPDFVEMKRQARERNRRGGA
- a CDS encoding sulfatase, with product MKRLLALITLTISSTQLFGAKPNFVFIFADDMGWTGTSVEMIPGDSRTKSDYYHTPNLEKLASMGMRFSASYAPAAMCTPSRAAVLTGKTPAEIHITSPESGLGSPAHKMRPPRQLQEFPESETSIAEALKPAGYASAYFGKWHLGEGNPGQHGFDVHDGSTSNDTPANSGPDNPKDIFGINERGIAFMRENVEANRPFYLQLFHYAVHGPTATKAESETHFGELSKGERHKDSAFAGMTWDLDVSIGSVMAELERLNIADNTYVIFMSDNGGPSNPRFGPLNNAPLNMGKTTLYEGGIRVPFIVKGPGISANSHSRESVTGCDLFPTFCEWAGVKVAHKIEGKSLASLLTSKSQSIDREGVPLLFHFPHYFYGPNAVPSTAIIAGNLKLIKFWESNSYKLFNLDEDLGEKNDLAETHPEKLKELVAVMNNRLRSVNAQLPIVNPDYDPNAPLPERPGSRWRGQGTRPGGGRPGGPGIAN
- a CDS encoding DMT family transporter, with the protein product MKLYLLFPLISSVTFVVAMLLLKRATSFRVGIWRTSFVVNMVTAIIFLALLPLGGPPIELSLLWQPLLVAVAFFSGQVLTFLALEKGDVSIATPTMGVKTISVAWLSVLVLGIEIPWELWLSAVLTFAAIGLLSFRPGRKSIETVGSVREPSQVGRTILIALLAAISYALFDVLVQKWAPAWGAGRFLPIMLGMCGGLSLGFIPLFKEPIRAIPKKAWPWLVGGALLMGLQAISLVTSVALFGDATSINVIYSARGLWSVLAVWLIGHWFQNTEQNLGGEVMGMRLAGAAMMTVAIVVTLMS